In a genomic window of Rubidibacter lacunae KORDI 51-2:
- a CDS encoding ATP-grasp domain-containing protein — MDLLEYQAKELFRTVGIPILPSQRIDTTADLKRLQVPYPVVLKSQVRAGERGQVGGIRRVENTIDAIAAAQAIFNLPIRGERPRALLAEAHYNAARELFLSVVVDCRLQRPVLLGSACGGTDRDAIARTLQHLVVEGEFSPYHARQLALKMGLSGPHVHAVSTIVEKMYYLLASKDLDRVEIDPLAIGLDGEVMALDGKIHVNDSALGRHRDWLTDLDAPVAATASPSRLDWDRADGRVAIIGTSRGLVLAARDALSERGAVPSSGFLLAQDTAGVLLDDADAAGTIACQFDAALNEIAADEAIAVVLVVALGTAPALTRLAEQISVRSQPTTAATARGGEERVNRPTGAAWRLLRRETTTARPAAMPPPIVSCLLAAAPAAETTVPLPGARSLDAAVARATAHLNAGSSAAVRSPNGSES, encoded by the coding sequence GTGGACCTACTTGAATACCAAGCGAAAGAACTCTTCCGCACCGTCGGCATTCCCATCCTGCCGTCCCAGCGTATCGACACAACAGCCGATCTCAAGCGCTTGCAAGTACCTTACCCAGTCGTCCTCAAATCCCAGGTACGTGCCGGCGAGCGCGGACAGGTCGGTGGCATACGACGCGTGGAGAATACGATCGACGCGATCGCGGCCGCACAGGCTATTTTCAATCTGCCGATTCGCGGCGAGCGCCCGCGCGCGCTGCTGGCCGAAGCCCATTACAATGCCGCGCGCGAGCTCTTTCTCTCGGTCGTCGTCGATTGCCGACTCCAACGACCCGTTCTGCTCGGCTCGGCCTGCGGCGGCACCGACCGCGACGCGATCGCCCGCACCCTTCAGCATCTGGTCGTCGAAGGCGAGTTTTCCCCCTACCACGCGCGGCAACTCGCTCTCAAAATGGGGCTAAGCGGACCGCACGTTCATGCGGTCAGCACGATTGTCGAGAAAATGTACTACCTGCTCGCGAGCAAAGACCTCGATCGCGTTGAAATCGACCCACTTGCCATCGGACTCGATGGCGAGGTCATGGCCCTAGACGGCAAAATTCACGTCAACGATAGCGCTCTCGGCCGCCACCGCGACTGGCTAACCGATCTCGACGCGCCGGTTGCCGCCACGGCGTCTCCCTCCCGCCTCGACTGGGACCGTGCCGACGGCCGCGTTGCCATTATCGGGACCAGTCGCGGTCTGGTGCTCGCCGCTCGCGATGCCCTCAGCGAACGCGGAGCCGTTCCGAGCAGTGGATTCCTCCTCGCTCAGGACACAGCGGGCGTCTTGCTCGACGATGCCGATGCGGCCGGCACGATCGCCTGCCAATTCGATGCTGCCCTCAACGAAATTGCTGCCGACGAGGCGATCGCGGTTGTTCTGGTGGTGGCCCTGGGCACCGCACCGGCGCTGACACGACTGGCCGAACAAATTAGCGTGCGATCGCAACCCACAACTGCAGCAACCGCTCGCGGCGGTGAGGAGCGCGTCAACCGTCCCACTGGAGCAGCCTGGCGCTTGCTCCGTCGAGAAACCACAACCGCACGACCGGCTGCCATGCCGCCGCCGATCGTATCGTGCTTGCTGGCCGCTGCGCCAGCGGCCGAGACGACCGTCCCTTTACCCGGAGCGCGATCGCTGGATGCGGCGGTCGCGCGCGCGACCGCGCACCTCAATGCCGGATCTTCAGCGGCCGTTCGCTCGCCGAACGGCTCCGAATCCTAA
- a CDS encoding pentapeptide repeat-containing protein, with protein sequence MSWRDSGPDKLDDFWNWIKNPHNRSLADRWKDSAAAKRHRATEKLAYQLWEADGKPEDCGHRYWLEAEKQIVQKDVRRWFFFDFLPVGLIYDRLVHARKSGFLLWLLGIHFAAYSLALSRYEARRDAVETRLTVITAQLATNSRLTAIERAVRLQRDHQIPLDPNNVLEFWRVYFSLFGKERQNEEIIDEVRELIATEARSGANLGGANLVGANLEGANLVGAFLWAANLEGANLVGANLEGANLERANLEGANLEGANLVGVNLEGANLVGANLVGDTLGKASNLCFISGYPGAIFRGCRPEVR encoded by the coding sequence GTGAGCTGGCGAGATAGCGGACCGGACAAGCTCGACGACTTTTGGAACTGGATAAAGAACCCACACAACCGTAGCTTGGCCGATCGGTGGAAGGATTCTGCTGCAGCTAAGCGCCACCGCGCGACCGAAAAGCTTGCCTATCAGTTGTGGGAGGCAGACGGTAAGCCGGAGGATTGCGGCCATCGCTATTGGCTTGAGGCTGAGAAACAAATAGTCCAGAAGGATGTTCGCCGCTGGTTTTTCTTCGATTTCCTTCCGGTCGGGTTGATTTATGACCGGTTAGTGCACGCCAGAAAGAGTGGATTCCTGTTGTGGCTGCTGGGAATCCACTTTGCTGCCTACAGTTTGGCACTCAGTCGTTACGAGGCTCGTCGGGACGCAGTTGAAACGCGCTTAACGGTTATCACAGCCCAACTTGCAACCAACTCTAGGCTGACGGCTATCGAGAGAGCCGTGCGGCTACAAAGGGACCATCAAATCCCACTGGATCCAAACAATGTCCTGGAATTCTGGCGAGTCTATTTCTCTCTTTTTGGTAAAGAGCGGCAGAACGAAGAAATCATTGATGAAGTCCGGGAACTGATCGCAACAGAAGCTCGCTCTGGAGCCAACCTGGGGGGAGCCAACCTGGTGGGAGCCAACCTGGAGGGAGCCAACCTGGTGGGAGCCTTCTTGTGGGCAGCCAACCTGGAGGGAGCCAACCTGGTGGGAGCCAACCTGGAGGGAGCCAACCTGGAGAGAGCCAACCTGGAGGGAGCCAACCTGGAGGGAGCCAACCTGGTGGGAGTCAACCTGGAGGGAGCCAACCTGGTGGGAGCCAACCTGGTGGGAGACACTCTAGGTAAAGCCAGTAACCTCTGTTTCATCTCCGGTTACCCGGGCGCAATTTTCCGCGGATGTAGACCAGAAGTCAGATGA
- a CDS encoding pentapeptide repeat-containing protein, which produces MAETKSKEEPLGGQGLRETLEAQRKQVAVEHHQATGKLVYLQWGADGKPEDSGDRYWLEVEEQISQKHFCRRFFFDSLSFTKGFCRWFFFDFLPVSLIYERLVHARKSGFALWLLGIHFAAFGLALSRYEARRDAVETRLTVITAQLATDSRLTTIERAVQLQRDHRIPLDPNNVQEFWRVYISLFGEEQQNKEIIYEIGGLIAAEAVSEVGLKRANLAEAKLAFANLEGADLVFADLEKASLVGANLAFANLEAANLKEANLKEASLVGANLEDAFLVFTDLEKASLVRTNLEEADLVFANLEDANLVGANLVGANLVGANLVGANLKGANLKGANLLRANLLGANPRGANQGESELRAPNLSEAAHLCHTHLPSGIVSFRDCPDQAPDGHKEPLPYDKSP; this is translated from the coding sequence GTGGCGGAAACGAAAAGCAAGGAAGAACCCCTTGGCGGGCAGGGGCTTCGGGAAACCTTGGAAGCGCAGCGGAAGCAAGTTGCCGTGGAGCACCACCAGGCAACCGGAAAGCTCGTGTACCTGCAGTGGGGAGCGGACGGAAAACCGGAAGACTCAGGAGATCGTTATTGGCTAGAGGTTGAGGAACAAATATCCCAGAAACATTTCTGCCGCCGGTTCTTCTTCGACAGCCTTTCATTCACAAAGGGTTTCTGCCGCTGGTTCTTCTTCGATTTCCTTCCAGTTTCGTTGATTTATGAACGTTTAGTGCATGCTAGAAAGAGTGGATTCGCGTTGTGGCTGCTGGGAATTCACTTTGCCGCCTTTGGCTTGGCACTCAGTCGTTACGAGGCTCGTCGGGACGCAGTTGAAACGCGCTTAACGGTTATCACAGCTCAACTTGCTACTGACTCTAGACTGACAACCATCGAGAGAGCCGTGCAGCTACAAAGGGACCATCGAATCCCACTGGATCCAAACAATGTGCAGGAGTTCTGGCGAGTCTATATCTCTCTTTTTGGGGAAGAGCAGCAGAACAAAGAAATTATTTATGAAATCGGGGGACTGATCGCAGCAGAAGCTGTTAGTGAAGTTGGGCTAAAAAGAGCCAACCTGGCGGAAGCCAAGCTGGCTTTTGCCAACCTGGAGGGAGCCGACCTGGTTTTTGCCGACCTGGAGAAAGCTAGCCTGGTGGGAGCCAACCTGGCTTTTGCCAACCTGGAGGCAGCCAACCTGAAGGAAGCCAACCTGAAGGAAGCTAGCCTGGTGGGAGCCAACCTGGAGGACGCCTTTCTGGTTTTTACCGACCTGGAGAAAGCTAGCCTGGTGAGAACCAACCTGGAGGAAGCTGACCTGGTTTTTGCCAACCTGGAGGATGCCAACCTGGTGGGAGCCAACCTGGTGGGAGCCAACCTGGTGGGAGCCAACCTGGTGGGAGCCAATCTTAAGGGAGCCAATCTTAAGGGAGCCAACCTGTTGAGAGCCAACCTGTTGGGAGCCAATCCGAGGGGAGCTAACCAGGGGGAATCAGAGCTGCGGGCACCCAACCTAAGCGAAGCCGCCCACCTCTGCCACACCCACCTCCCCTCGGGCATAGTTTCCTTCAGAGACTGCCCAGACCAGGCACCAGATGGGCACAAGGAACCACTGCCCTATGACAAGAGCCCATAA
- a CDS encoding cytochrome P450 codes for MSSAIDPRIEEKPLPPGQNGLPLIGEALQVFGDRNFTIARHRKYGNVFRTRIFKTPTVFVRGLEECLFVLRNEGHYFQNSLPENTRKLFGEHSLANSTGTALAHRRKILSRSFRPRALDSYRKYIEETASRYLRLWAERRDIVMYDELSSFSLDLAWKLFAGIDNASQSEVGKLLKTWFAGLFSFGPIFPGGRAAKAFQARQKLFDFIRQEIDRRRLEDDFGVDILSILIQSRDENGCELSDRAIVDILLNILGAGFGTMTSALTSFFLLVGQHSNVEQKLRAEQDELARAQLPRADTIDRMVYLEATFNEVLRLYPPIAAGFVRVIKECEIAGYQIPEGWIVIWSIDATHLGIENDPNAFQPERFLSSPPTDFIPFGGGMRECLGREYARLEMRVLCSKALAHYEWELPRQDFTMTTLPVPKPKNGLKVRFRQRGEKQ; via the coding sequence ATGTCAAGTGCAATCGATCCCCGTATCGAAGAGAAGCCTCTACCTCCCGGGCAGAATGGCCTTCCGTTGATTGGTGAGGCGCTTCAGGTTTTTGGCGATAGGAATTTTACAATTGCGCGACACCGAAAATATGGAAATGTGTTTCGGACTCGGATTTTTAAAACACCTACCGTATTCGTACGTGGCTTGGAAGAGTGTCTCTTTGTGCTGCGCAATGAGGGGCATTATTTTCAAAACTCTTTGCCCGAGAATACCCGAAAGTTATTCGGAGAGCACTCTCTTGCCAACTCAACTGGGACTGCACTAGCTCACCGTCGAAAGATACTGTCCCGGTCATTCCGACCGCGGGCTCTCGATAGTTATCGCAAATACATTGAAGAAACGGCTAGCCGCTATCTAAGACTATGGGCTGAACGTCGAGATATAGTCATGTATGACGAGCTGAGTTCGTTCTCACTCGACCTAGCATGGAAATTATTTGCCGGGATTGATAATGCAAGTCAGTCTGAAGTTGGCAAATTGCTGAAGACCTGGTTTGCTGGATTGTTTTCATTTGGTCCAATTTTTCCTGGTGGGCGCGCAGCAAAAGCTTTTCAAGCCCGTCAAAAACTTTTCGATTTTATCAGGCAGGAAATCGATCGACGCCGTCTTGAGGATGATTTTGGAGTTGATATTCTGAGTATCTTGATTCAGTCTCGCGATGAAAATGGTTGTGAACTTTCAGATCGAGCTATAGTTGACATTTTGTTGAATATCCTAGGTGCAGGCTTCGGGACGATGACTTCTGCACTGACGTCTTTCTTCTTATTGGTTGGGCAACACTCAAATGTCGAACAGAAGCTGCGTGCCGAGCAGGATGAACTTGCAAGGGCGCAACTGCCTAGGGCTGACACGATTGATAGGATGGTCTATTTAGAAGCCACCTTCAATGAAGTTTTGCGACTTTATCCGCCAATTGCCGCAGGCTTTGTCCGCGTCATTAAAGAATGCGAAATCGCAGGTTATCAGATTCCTGAGGGATGGATTGTAATTTGGTCGATCGATGCTACTCATCTTGGAATTGAAAACGATCCCAACGCTTTCCAACCCGAACGTTTTTTGAGTTCACCCCCTACAGATTTTATTCCCTTCGGAGGAGGCATGCGCGAGTGTTTGGGCAGGGAGTATGCCCGATTGGAGATGAGAGTGCTCTGTTCAAAAGCCTTAGCACATTATGAGTGGGAGCTTCCACGCCAAGATTTCACCATGACGACCTTACCAGTTCCAAAGCCAAAGAATGGCTTGAAGGTGCGTTTCCGGCAGCGTGGCGAGAAGCAATGA
- a CDS encoding gamma-glutamylcyclotransferase family protein: MVSSRRLLYFAYGSNMFTRRLRDRAPSARPFGIARLPGHRLAWHKIGRDGSAKCDIRETGRPDDFVWGILFEIASAEKSVLDRAEGLGCGYEYKTVSLFAQGLAIEAGTYYATHIDVSLRPFDWYLSFVLAGAREHGLPSTYLSALTSISAVNDPDVDRRKRNLALLQGA, translated from the coding sequence ATGGTATCGTCGCGCCGCCTGCTTTATTTTGCCTACGGCTCGAACATGTTTACGCGGCGGCTGCGCGATCGCGCTCCATCGGCACGGCCTTTTGGGATCGCTCGGCTTCCCGGCCATCGGCTTGCTTGGCACAAGATCGGGCGCGACGGCTCGGCAAAATGCGATATCCGCGAGACCGGTCGACCCGACGACTTTGTTTGGGGCATCTTGTTCGAGATTGCTAGTGCTGAGAAGTCCGTACTCGATCGCGCAGAAGGATTAGGTTGCGGATACGAATACAAAACGGTAAGCCTGTTCGCCCAAGGGCTCGCGATCGAAGCAGGAACGTATTATGCAACTCACATTGATGTCTCACTACGCCCATTTGACTGGTACCTGAGTTTTGTCCTCGCCGGCGCGCGAGAGCACGGTTTGCCAAGCACCTACTTAAGCGCGCTAACCTCGATTTCTGCAGTGAATGACCCGGATGTCGACCGCCGAAAGAGAAATCTCGCACTCCTCCAAGGGGCATAG
- a CDS encoding cation:proton antiporter, which yields MASVSSELTLIFDMVTVLGSATIAGYVANRLGQPVLLGYLIGGIVVGPAGLHWVVDEEEVQVLAEVGVALLLFALGVEFSLKELLRMRKIALGGGTLQIFLTIMLGGALAYGTGWVSTIPKAIFLGSVLSLSSTAVVLKSLIERNEVQTVHGQIMLALLVVQDLSLGLMLAILPALTQPPEVLGQALLVAALKVLLFIIGALVTGKYVIPWLVRQLALSGSQEIFLLGILVICLGIALLSDRLGLGIAMGAFVAGLTISNVEYADHALDLVLPMRDVFATLFFASIGLLIDPLFLWQNAWIVAGLVAIAMVGKASLVASIVRLFGYPLKTALVVGLGVNQIGEFSFVLAGVARSQELFSSNLYNLALGTTAATLLITPFSLKLTPYLIQYLERLPQLNRWFNLNPEPYSFGLEENLRNHVVVVGYGRVGRTLVRMFYFQRYPILVIDNNEAVLQHLRERQIPYLFGDASSSLVLEKAQLSEAMAMAIALPDPVATRLTLNRALSIAPDLDITVRAHLKDEIESLYQLGAQEVVQPEFEAALEMGAHMLLQLGDSAYAVQQVVQRYRTGHYREILPERAEYWNLKELELAIEGLHHEWYNVTPDSLLAGVTLGAANIRRRTGATIMAIDRHKRFYQYPTGEIDLEAGDRLLVVGSPEEHQNFLKILRQ from the coding sequence ATGGCAAGTGTATCTTCGGAACTCACATTGATTTTTGACATGGTAACCGTGCTGGGATCTGCGACGATCGCCGGCTACGTTGCTAATCGTCTCGGACAACCCGTTTTGTTGGGGTATCTCATCGGCGGCATTGTCGTGGGACCTGCCGGCTTGCATTGGGTAGTCGATGAAGAGGAAGTTCAAGTTCTGGCTGAAGTTGGAGTAGCCCTTTTGCTCTTCGCCCTGGGTGTAGAGTTTTCCCTGAAAGAACTCCTCCGCATGCGAAAGATTGCTTTGGGAGGGGGAACGCTCCAAATCTTCCTGACAATAATGCTCGGCGGTGCGCTAGCCTACGGTACCGGATGGGTCAGCACGATTCCAAAAGCTATTTTCCTAGGCTCAGTGCTCTCGCTTTCTTCAACAGCGGTCGTGTTGAAGAGCCTCATCGAACGCAATGAAGTGCAGACAGTTCACGGACAGATCATGCTAGCGTTGCTGGTCGTGCAAGATCTGAGTCTGGGGCTAATGTTGGCCATTTTACCTGCCTTAACTCAGCCACCGGAGGTGTTGGGGCAAGCCTTGCTTGTTGCTGCGCTTAAGGTCTTGCTTTTTATCATAGGAGCGCTCGTTACAGGGAAATACGTTATTCCGTGGCTGGTCCGACAACTCGCTCTCAGCGGTTCCCAAGAAATCTTCCTGTTAGGCATTTTGGTGATTTGCCTTGGGATTGCTCTGCTCAGCGATCGCTTAGGTTTGGGTATTGCGATGGGAGCTTTCGTGGCGGGGCTGACAATCTCCAACGTGGAATACGCGGATCATGCTCTAGACCTTGTGTTGCCCATGCGAGACGTATTCGCGACACTTTTTTTTGCCTCGATCGGACTGTTGATCGACCCTCTCTTTCTCTGGCAGAATGCCTGGATCGTTGCGGGACTCGTGGCGATCGCGATGGTGGGCAAAGCAAGTTTGGTTGCGTCTATCGTCCGGCTTTTCGGATATCCTCTAAAAACCGCCCTTGTTGTGGGACTTGGGGTAAACCAAATTGGGGAGTTCTCTTTCGTCTTAGCCGGTGTAGCTCGGAGTCAAGAGTTATTCTCCTCGAACCTATACAATCTGGCATTGGGCACAACAGCGGCAACCTTGTTAATCACCCCATTTTCGCTTAAGTTGACTCCATATTTGATTCAATATTTAGAGCGATTGCCACAGTTGAATCGATGGTTCAACCTCAACCCCGAACCTTATTCGTTTGGGCTAGAAGAAAACTTAAGGAATCACGTCGTTGTTGTGGGATACGGGCGCGTAGGACGAACCCTAGTGCGCATGTTTTATTTTCAGCGCTATCCCATTCTAGTCATCGATAATAACGAAGCGGTATTGCAACACCTTCGAGAAAGGCAAATCCCCTACCTTTTTGGCGATGCCTCAAGCTCGTTGGTTTTAGAAAAAGCTCAACTGTCCGAGGCGATGGCGATGGCGATCGCGCTTCCCGATCCCGTTGCTACCCGCTTGACTCTCAACCGCGCTCTAAGCATTGCCCCAGACCTAGACATTACAGTACGGGCTCATCTCAAAGACGAGATCGAATCCCTCTATCAGCTAGGTGCCCAGGAGGTGGTTCAACCTGAGTTCGAGGCGGCATTAGAAATGGGAGCTCACATGCTATTGCAATTAGGAGACTCTGCTTATGCCGTTCAACAAGTGGTGCAACGCTATCGTACCGGCCATTACCGGGAAATCCTACCCGAGCGGGCTGAATACTGGAATTTGAAAGAGTTAGAACTTGCCATTGAGGGCTTACATCACGAATGGTATAACGTCACTCCAGATAGCTTACTAGCAGGCGTGACTCTCGGAGCTGCTAATATTCGCCGTCGAACCGGTGCGACGATCATGGCTATCGATCGGCACAAACGTTTTTATCAGTATCCTACTGGAGAGATCGATTTAGAAGCAGGCGATCGGTTATTAGTCGTTGGCAGCCCCGAAGAACATCAAAACTTCCTCAAGATCCTGCGACAGTAG
- a CDS encoding DUF4326 domain-containing protein: MNSSGCSHPRNVARTGPPIARVQDFYKLSHRQQGILGTRIQYISAATKAALGDCREQKHWQREAKRAAGSCDPRRCHRRSDLGNPFDLQGDERLRQRSVECYRIWLKSLLRAAIRGRGHEVVAPIAIVHDKEFACDEILETGYPYLAPSWKQPTSEKVVYALLGLLDRLRAGDRLQLNCHCKLPGEDRRCHADVIVGCLEWIAQHSDDRPLVRRGKRQQSSPRSRRVSA, translated from the coding sequence ATGAACAGCTCGGGGTGTTCCCACCCCCGGAATGTTGCCCGAACAGGACCCCCGATCGCCCGAGTGCAAGATTTTTACAAACTGTCTCACCGCCAGCAGGGAATCCTTGGAACACGAATTCAGTACATTAGTGCTGCAACCAAGGCTGCGCTGGGCGATTGCAGAGAGCAAAAGCATTGGCAGCGGGAGGCAAAGCGTGCGGCAGGTTCTTGCGACCCTAGGCGTTGTCATCGCCGGTCAGATCTGGGCAATCCCTTCGATCTCCAGGGCGATGAGCGGTTGCGCCAAAGGTCTGTCGAGTGCTACCGGATCTGGCTTAAGTCGCTGCTGCGTGCGGCGATTCGAGGCCGGGGGCACGAGGTAGTCGCTCCGATCGCGATCGTGCACGACAAAGAATTTGCATGTGACGAGATCTTGGAAACTGGCTATCCGTACCTTGCGCCAAGTTGGAAGCAACCGACCTCCGAAAAAGTGGTCTACGCCTTGCTAGGCTTGCTCGATCGCCTGCGGGCGGGCGATCGCCTGCAGTTGAATTGCCATTGCAAACTGCCTGGAGAAGACCGCAGATGCCACGCAGATGTAATTGTTGGCTGCCTGGAATGGATCGCTCAACACTCCGACGATCGCCCCCTGGTTCGGAGGGGAAAACGCCAACAGTCATCTCCTCGATCTCGGCGGGTGTCCGCTTGA
- a CDS encoding DUF389 domain-containing protein → MFKQIVVWLQRIKLLLHQHLNQYRQEISAAIDRARPLVWSVVPHVVPQPTTHPKGWLHLHHELMRDASWSLEYVVTILSSSLIATFGLISNSTAVIIGAMLIAPLMTPLRALAFGALEGDPRLFYKAAVATLGGTALGFFVAYGTGELLDVQEFGSEVLSRTQPNLVDLGIALAAGGVSGFAKLRPQVSDTLAGTAIAVALMPPLCVAGLTLSQDLWAFGRGSILLYATNLLGIVLVCMIVFVLSGYARLTNAFWWTLALTLLLFTPLGTSFARLLKQDRLENAIAETLVRRTVTIGQPEVELLRTRADWTANPPLVYLSVQSAVEITPKQVRLVQEFVSSEIDTDLRLIFLVSETEEITAEGEEELRKKDPPAIE, encoded by the coding sequence ATGTTCAAGCAAATTGTCGTCTGGCTCCAACGAATCAAGCTCTTGCTGCACCAGCATCTAAACCAGTATCGTCAAGAGATATCCGCCGCGATCGACCGCGCCCGCCCGCTTGTCTGGAGCGTAGTACCCCACGTAGTCCCCCAACCCACAACCCATCCCAAAGGCTGGTTGCATCTGCATCACGAACTGATGCGAGATGCGAGTTGGTCGTTAGAGTACGTCGTCACGATTCTCAGCTCCAGTCTGATCGCAACCTTTGGTTTGATTTCTAACAGCACCGCCGTCATCATTGGGGCAATGCTGATCGCACCGCTAATGACGCCGCTTAGGGCTCTTGCGTTCGGCGCTCTTGAAGGCGATCCGCGCTTGTTTTACAAGGCTGCCGTTGCAACGCTCGGCGGCACGGCTCTCGGTTTTTTTGTGGCATACGGCACCGGCGAGCTGCTCGACGTCCAGGAGTTTGGCTCGGAGGTCCTGTCGCGCACGCAGCCAAATTTGGTGGACTTAGGCATCGCGCTAGCTGCCGGTGGGGTCAGCGGCTTTGCAAAATTACGCCCGCAGGTCAGTGACACACTGGCCGGCACCGCGATCGCCGTGGCGCTGATGCCGCCACTCTGCGTGGCCGGATTGACTCTTTCCCAGGATCTCTGGGCATTCGGTCGCGGGTCGATATTGCTGTACGCGACCAACCTGCTAGGCATCGTGTTGGTGTGCATGATCGTGTTCGTCCTTTCCGGATACGCCCGCCTTACCAACGCATTCTGGTGGACGCTGGCACTAACACTGCTCCTTTTTACGCCGTTGGGAACGAGTTTCGCTCGCCTTCTCAAACAAGATCGACTGGAAAACGCGATCGCCGAGACGCTAGTCCGCCGCACGGTCACGATCGGACAGCCCGAGGTAGAGTTGCTGCGGACGCGGGCGGATTGGACTGCCAATCCGCCGCTCGTCTATCTCAGCGTGCAATCGGCGGTGGAAATTACGCCCAAGCAAGTTCGCCTAGTCCAGGAGTTTGTCAGCAGTGAAATCGATACCGACTTACGTCTGATTTTCCTCGTCAGCGAGACAGAGGAAATCACCGCGGAAGGCGAAGAAGAGTTACGAAAAAAGGACCCACCGGCAATTGAATAA
- a CDS encoding DUF2442 domain-containing protein, with protein sequence MQILRKDGFKVRVYPNDHEPAHVHVYKAGMEMRVDISSLEDGPEPLDVQMDNKNALRALRLMKQTRVSCSSGGGRYMSSAPFEEAQMLDKLSRAKMVTEASAEPRAVEAWYDEPRDMVVVCFDNGTEFGFPRQLGQGLAKASPQQLAKVRVTPLGTGLQWETLDVDLSIPHLIQGFFGMRQWMSELGKRGGASKSSAKARAARSNGKKGGRPPQPNAREE encoded by the coding sequence GTGCAAATTCTTCGTAAGGATGGGTTTAAAGTTCGCGTGTACCCAAACGACCACGAGCCAGCCCACGTTCACGTTTACAAGGCAGGCATGGAGATGAGGGTTGATATCTCTAGCCTCGAAGACGGGCCGGAACCTCTGGATGTCCAGATGGACAATAAGAACGCGCTCAGAGCACTCAGGCTCATGAAGCAAACCAGAGTCAGTTGCTCGAGCGGTGGAGGGAGATACATGTCTAGTGCACCCTTTGAAGAAGCGCAGATGCTGGATAAGCTGTCCCGCGCAAAGATGGTAACTGAGGCGTCTGCCGAACCGCGGGCTGTAGAGGCTTGGTATGACGAACCGAGAGATATGGTCGTCGTGTGTTTCGACAATGGCACTGAGTTCGGATTTCCACGCCAGCTGGGACAGGGGCTTGCAAAGGCGTCTCCTCAGCAGCTTGCGAAGGTAAGGGTTACTCCCCTGGGAACGGGGTTGCAGTGGGAGACCCTTGACGTTGACCTGAGCATTCCTCACCTGATACAAGGCTTTTTTGGAATGCGTCAATGGATGTCTGAGCTGGGCAAGCGGGGCGGGGCGTCGAAGTCAAGTGCTAAAGCTCGAGCTGCGAGAAGCAATGGGAAGAAAGGAGGGAGACCGCCGCAACCGAATGCACGCGAAGAGTAG